The Vicinamibacterales bacterium genome includes the window TCCGACAGAGGTCGGCCCTTGCGCGCACGAGCAGGTCAACATGCCTCGCGTTGCTCACCGCCGGGAGACCGCCGCCTTCAGGGAGCGCGCCAGTCTTTCTGGTGATTGACCTAATTAGGCAGTCGATACCTTCACCGGTCCTTGCGGACACACAGACGATATCGCGCGCGCCTCGACCCTTGACCTCCGCCTCCCGTCCGTCGACCCCGCTCTGCCCGTCCGCCCGCCGGCAACCACCCTCGCCACCGCCGCAGCCCTCGCTGACCCCCCAGCCGCCAGCACCATCGGTTGTGCCTCGGCCAGACCCGAAGCTACCCCCACAGCAGTACTCTGCCAACTCTGCTCCCGGCTCCCACGCCGCCGGTTCATCGATCTTGTTCACCACGACCAGACCGGGCCTTGACGCCGTGGCCCTGAGCACCCGGCGATCCTCGTCACCCAGAGAAGAGGACCCATCCAGCACCACGATTGCGAGATCTGCGCTCTCGCCCGCCAGTTCAGCCCGACGAACGCCCTCCCGCTCGGCCTCGTCATCGCTGCCTCGCAACCCCGCCGTGTCCGCGAGCGTCACCTTCGCGTCGGCGAGCGTCACGACCTCCGTCAGCACGTCGCGCGTCGTGCCGGGTGTCGCCATCACGATCGCGCGATCGACGCCGACGAGTCGATTGAACAGCGTTGACTTCCCCACGTTCGACCGCCCGACAATCGCCACCGTCGCGCCTTCGCGAATCAGTCGGCCCCGAGCCGCGCCCGCCAGCAATTCGTCGATGCGCGCAACCACGCGCCTGACCGCCTCCGCCACCTCGCCCGGCGCGACAAAGTGGAACTCCTCCTCCGCAAAATCGATCGACGCCTCGAGGCGGACGGTCAGATCGAACAACTCGCGCTCGATCTCGGCAATCCGCCCAGCCAGCGTTCCCTGCAGTTGATCGAACGCCACGCGCGCCTGCGCGGCCGTCGTCGCGGAAACGAGATCCTCCACCGCCTCCGCCCGCGTGAGATCGAGTCGTCCATTGAGAAACGCGCGGAGAGTGAACTCGCCGGCCTTCGCCAGACGCGCCCCCGCGCGAACCGCCGCGAGGATCAACTCGTCCACGACCACCGGGCTGCCGTGCACGCTCAGTTCGACGCAGTCTTCGCCCGAGTACGACGCCGGCGCTGCGAACGCCGTTGCGATGGCCTCGTCGATCGGCCGCGGCGCCGCCCCAGG containing:
- the mnmE gene encoding tRNA uridine-5-carboxymethylaminomethyl(34) synthesis GTPase MnmE → MYSADDTIVALATPRGRGGLAVVRLSGPRAFDVARALCETHQTLEPRHATLVRLAVAERPGAAPRPIDEAIATAFAAPASYSGEDCVELSVHGSPVVVDELILAAVRAGARLAKAGEFTLRAFLNGRLDLTRAEAVEDLVSATTAAQARVAFDQLQGTLAGRIAEIERELFDLTVRLEASIDFAEEEFHFVAPGEVAEAVRRVVARIDELLAGAARGRLIREGATVAIVGRSNVGKSTLFNRLVGVDRAIVMATPGTTRDVLTEVVTLADAKVTLADTAGLRGSDDEAEREGVRRAELAGESADLAIVVLDGSSSLGDEDRRVLRATASRPGLVVVNKIDEPAAWEPGAELAEYCCGGSFGSGRGTTDGAGGWGVSEGCGGGEGGCRRADGQSGVDGREAEVKGRGARDIVCVSARTGEGIDCLIRSITRKTGALPEGGGLPAVSNARHVDLLVRARADLCRIGDLAPDEVGQMTETIILSDLLSAREALEEVTGKRTTEDLLEAIFSKFCIGK